From Candidatus Polarisedimenticolaceae bacterium, the proteins below share one genomic window:
- a CDS encoding protein kinase — translation MIGSRLGHYEILEKLGQGGMGEVYRARDTRLDRDVALKVLPAADADPERAARFEREARAVAALRHPNIVTIHDVDQRDGLRFLAMELVEGQTLTKRLPPDGLPLDRFLEIAIPLCDAVAAAHARGITHRDLKPDNVMLDDEGRVKVLDFGLAKLVEAEPVGDRTVTSLSHATEHGRILGTVSYMSPEQAEGRPVDARSDVFSLGIVLYEMITGARPFQGTNSISTLTAILRDPAKPVHERKPTVARAVDRIVQRCLAKNPAERYPTARELRDDLQALRAGATPRRRSGVPLAIGLGALVLAVLGTGWYLGRDRPSPAPIAERPMIVVFPFENLGPAADEYFAAGIADEITSRLSALKDLGVLSRTSALRYDRTGRTMPQIAEDLGVDYVLDGTVRWARDASGKSAVRVTPQLVRAREDRQVWSSSYDRAMDQIFTIQSEIAGEVVDRLGVAIGGKEREALEAAPTSDVEAYHAYLRAHAIVASTVFAREAWERAAVELEEACSRDPKFLRAFAELAQVHAGFVHFAWDRSDERVARSKRAVDRALELDPASPWAQLALGYYHYWGRKDYEPAYQAFTKAKAGLPSSVEAINGMAFVRRRQGRFQEAAELIERSAALDPRNALTHYTRGETLTVLRRYDEGRRSYERAIALDPNSTAQSAGLGRTAMLAGDADAACASVRSIVETAANTESRQAGFWTAVGCRDWDLASKIAELLPEVGNAQFQFECRAAGRGWIRKFQGDEAGARAEFERAKRELVAYGKNHVPDSNYHSMLGMVFAELGEKQPALEAARRALTLRPASNDAWLLQYRKLDLAVVEAVVGERAAAIGHLRELLEQPSDQVSAALLRLSPVFDALRGDPEFDALAAGR, via the coding sequence ATGATCGGAAGCCGCCTCGGCCACTACGAGATCCTGGAGAAGCTCGGCCAGGGCGGCATGGGCGAGGTGTACCGCGCGCGCGACACGCGCCTGGACCGGGACGTCGCGCTCAAGGTCCTGCCCGCGGCCGATGCCGACCCCGAGCGCGCCGCGCGCTTCGAACGCGAGGCGCGGGCCGTTGCGGCGCTGCGCCATCCGAACATCGTCACCATCCACGACGTCGACCAGCGGGACGGCCTGCGCTTCCTGGCGATGGAGCTGGTCGAGGGGCAGACGCTGACGAAGCGCCTCCCGCCGGACGGGTTGCCGCTCGACCGGTTCCTCGAGATCGCGATCCCGCTGTGCGACGCCGTCGCCGCGGCGCACGCCCGGGGGATCACGCACCGCGACCTGAAACCCGACAACGTGATGCTCGACGACGAGGGGCGGGTGAAGGTCCTCGACTTCGGGCTCGCGAAGCTCGTCGAGGCGGAGCCCGTCGGCGACCGGACGGTGACGTCGCTCTCGCACGCCACCGAACACGGCAGGATCCTCGGCACGGTCAGCTACATGTCCCCGGAGCAGGCCGAAGGCAGGCCCGTCGACGCGCGATCGGACGTCTTCTCGCTCGGGATCGTGCTCTACGAGATGATCACCGGCGCGCGTCCGTTCCAGGGAACGAACTCGATCTCGACGCTGACCGCGATCCTCCGCGATCCGGCGAAGCCGGTCCACGAACGCAAGCCGACGGTCGCGAGAGCCGTCGACCGGATCGTGCAGCGCTGCCTCGCGAAGAATCCGGCGGAGCGTTATCCGACCGCGCGCGAGCTTCGGGACGACCTCCAGGCGCTGCGGGCGGGGGCGACCCCGCGGCGGCGGAGCGGAGTGCCGCTCGCGATCGGCCTGGGAGCGCTCGTCCTCGCGGTCCTCGGAACGGGGTGGTACCTCGGCCGGGACCGCCCGTCGCCGGCGCCGATCGCCGAGCGGCCGATGATCGTCGTCTTCCCCTTCGAGAACCTCGGCCCCGCCGCGGACGAGTACTTCGCGGCGGGGATCGCCGACGAGATCACGAGCCGCCTTTCGGCGTTGAAGGACCTCGGCGTCCTCTCGCGGACGAGCGCGCTGCGCTACGACCGGACCGGCAGGACGATGCCGCAGATCGCGGAGGATCTCGGCGTGGACTACGTCCTCGACGGGACGGTGCGGTGGGCGCGCGACGCCTCCGGGAAAAGCGCGGTCCGCGTCACCCCCCAACTCGTCCGCGCGCGCGAGGACCGCCAGGTCTGGTCGTCGAGTTACGACCGCGCGATGGACCAGATCTTCACGATCCAGTCGGAGATCGCGGGGGAGGTCGTGGACAGGCTCGGGGTCGCGATCGGCGGGAAGGAGCGCGAGGCGCTCGAGGCCGCCCCCACCTCCGACGTCGAGGCGTACCACGCGTACCTGCGCGCCCATGCGATCGTCGCGAGCACCGTCTTCGCGCGCGAGGCCTGGGAACGCGCCGCCGTGGAGCTCGAGGAGGCCTGCTCGCGGGACCCGAAGTTCCTGCGCGCCTTCGCCGAGCTCGCGCAGGTGCACGCGGGGTTCGTGCACTTCGCCTGGGACCGCTCGGACGAGCGCGTCGCGCGCTCGAAACGCGCCGTCGACCGCGCGCTCGAGCTCGACCCGGCTTCGCCGTGGGCGCAGCTGGCGCTCGGCTACTACCACTACTGGGGCCGCAAGGACTACGAGCCCGCCTACCAGGCCTTCACGAAGGCGAAGGCGGGGCTTCCGAGCTCGGTCGAGGCGATCAACGGCATGGCCTTCGTGCGCCGCCGCCAGGGGCGGTTCCAGGAAGCCGCCGAGCTCATCGAGCGATCGGCGGCGCTCGATCCCCGCAACGCGCTCACGCACTACACCAGGGGCGAGACGCTCACGGTCCTCCGCCGGTACGACGAGGGCCGGCGCAGCTACGAGCGGGCGATCGCGCTCGACCCGAACTCCACGGCGCAGTCGGCGGGCCTGGGCCGCACGGCGATGCTCGCGGGCGACGCCGACGCCGCGTGCGCGTCGGTGCGCTCCATCGTCGAGACCGCCGCCAACACCGAGTCGCGCCAGGCCGGGTTCTGGACGGCGGTCGGCTGCCGCGACTGGGACCTGGCGTCGAAGATCGCCGAGCTGCTTCCCGAGGTCGGCAACGCGCAGTTCCAGTTCGAATGCCGTGCGGCGGGCCGCGGCTGGATCCGTAAGTTCCAGGGGGACGAAGCCGGCGCGCGCGCCGAGTTCGAGCGCGCGAAGCGGGAGCTGGTCGCCTACGGGAAAAACCACGTCCCCGACTCGAACTACCACTCCATGCTCGGGATGGTTTTCGCGGAGCTCGGGGAGAAGCAGCCGGCGCTCGAGGCGGCGCGGCGGGCGCTCACCCTCCGCCCCGCGTCGAACGACGCGTGGCTGCTCCAGTACCGGAAGCTCGACCTCGCCGTCGTCGAGGCGGTCGTGGGCGAACGCGCCGCCGCGATCGGGCACCTGCGCGAGCTGCTCGAGCAGCCTTCCGACCAGGTCTCGGCGGCGTTGCTTCGCCTCTCGCCGGTCTTCGACGCGTTGCGGGGCGACCCGGAGTTCGACGCGCTGGCGGCAGGGCGCTGA
- a CDS encoding DUF1801 domain-containing protein: MSTNPIDAYLAKTPQPQRKTLTALRATLRTLLPRAEETLSYGMPCFKVDGKGVAGFAAFKAHCTYFPMSGSVVSALKGDLARYEVSKGGVRFAADTPLPPALVKKLVRARLAELSTPPSSGGR, from the coding sequence ATGAGCACCAACCCGATCGACGCCTACCTCGCCAAGACCCCTCAACCTCAGAGAAAGACGTTGACCGCGCTCCGCGCGACCCTCCGCACCCTGCTTCCGCGCGCGGAGGAGACCCTTTCGTACGGCATGCCCTGTTTCAAGGTGGACGGGAAGGGCGTCGCCGGATTCGCCGCCTTCAAGGCGCACTGCACCTACTTCCCGATGAGCGGGTCGGTCGTGAGCGCCTTGAAGGGCGACCTCGCGCGCTACGAGGTCTCCAAGGGCGGCGTCCGGTTCGCCGCGGACACTCCCCTCCCGCCGGCGCTCGTGAAGAAGCTCGTCCGGGCGCGTCTCGCGGAGCTGTCGACCCCTCCCTCGAGCGGGGGAAGGTGA
- a CDS encoding aromatic amino acid ammonia-lyase, with the protein MAIVLDGSSLTVPDLVRIARDGERVELAPRALERIRACRAVLEEKIDAHEIMYGVNTGIGEFSEVVLTDAQVRDFQRYLIYNHAAGIGDPAPEEYVRGAMAGRVNVHAHGNSGCRPEITQTLVEMLNRRVTPVVCQKGSVGACGDLAPMSQIALLLMGEGEATFRGERLPGAVAMERAGIPIPGLKARDGLATINGSNLLTAMSAIHIHDIERWLRQAEIACAMSLEALFANFKPYDVRLHRLRGFPGAVRSAQSIMRCVEGSDLLTGKLKTKVQDAYSMRSTPQVIGAARDATAFARAQVEIELNGVGDNPIFLPEERLTLTGANFQGTPVSLPMDMVGAAVTMVCVLSERRLNRLNHPALSVGLPAFLTKGAGMFSGLMLSQYTADALIVEQRILSMPASIQSIPAAADQEDFVSMGMNTAIKNGQILDNAYGVLGIELMAAAQALDFREFTPGRGVQAARRVVRSVVEHLDVDRPLYPDHTRMKELVRGCAILEAVEREIGPLE; encoded by the coding sequence ATGGCCATCGTCCTCGACGGATCCTCGCTCACGGTCCCCGATCTCGTCCGCATCGCCCGCGACGGCGAGAGGGTGGAGCTCGCCCCACGGGCGCTGGAGCGGATCCGCGCCTGCCGCGCCGTGCTCGAGGAGAAGATCGACGCGCACGAGATCATGTACGGCGTCAACACCGGGATCGGCGAGTTCTCGGAGGTCGTGCTCACCGACGCGCAGGTCCGGGACTTCCAGCGGTACCTGATCTACAACCACGCGGCCGGAATCGGCGACCCGGCGCCCGAGGAGTACGTGCGCGGAGCGATGGCCGGGCGCGTGAACGTCCATGCCCACGGCAACTCCGGGTGCCGGCCGGAGATCACGCAGACGCTCGTCGAGATGCTCAATCGCCGCGTGACGCCCGTCGTCTGCCAGAAGGGCTCCGTCGGCGCCTGCGGCGACCTCGCGCCGATGTCGCAGATCGCGCTGCTGCTCATGGGAGAGGGCGAAGCCACGTTCCGCGGGGAGCGCCTTCCGGGCGCCGTCGCGATGGAACGGGCCGGCATCCCGATTCCGGGCCTCAAGGCGAGGGACGGCCTGGCGACGATCAACGGCTCGAACCTCCTCACCGCGATGAGCGCGATCCACATCCACGACATCGAGCGATGGCTCCGGCAGGCCGAGATCGCCTGCGCCATGTCGCTCGAGGCGCTCTTCGCCAACTTCAAGCCCTACGACGTCAGGCTGCACCGGCTGCGGGGCTTCCCGGGGGCGGTGCGCTCGGCGCAGTCGATCATGCGATGCGTCGAGGGGAGCGACCTCCTGACCGGAAAGCTCAAGACCAAGGTGCAGGACGCGTACTCGATGCGCTCGACCCCGCAGGTGATCGGCGCCGCGCGGGACGCCACCGCCTTCGCCCGCGCCCAGGTCGAGATCGAGCTCAACGGCGTCGGCGACAACCCGATCTTCCTTCCGGAGGAGCGTCTCACCCTCACCGGCGCCAACTTCCAGGGCACGCCGGTGTCGCTGCCGATGGACATGGTCGGGGCCGCGGTGACGATGGTCTGCGTGTTGTCCGAGCGACGCCTCAACCGCCTCAACCATCCCGCGCTGTCGGTCGGGCTCCCGGCGTTCCTGACGAAGGGGGCGGGGATGTTCTCCGGGCTCATGCTCTCGCAGTACACCGCCGACGCGCTGATCGTCGAGCAGCGGATCCTGTCGATGCCGGCCTCGATCCAGTCGATCCCCGCCGCCGCAGACCAGGAGGACTTCGTCTCGATGGGAATGAACACCGCCATCAAGAACGGCCAGATCCTCGACAACGCCTACGGCGTGCTCGGGATCGAGCTGATGGCCGCGGCGCAGGCGCTCGACTTCCGCGAGTTCACCCCCGGGCGCGGCGTCCAGGCGGCGCGGCGGGTCGTGCGCTCGGTCGTCGAGCACCTCGACGTCGACCGCCCGCTCTACCCCGACCACACGCGGATGAAGGAGCTCGTCCGCGGCTGCGCGATCCTCGAGGCGGTCGAGAGGGAGATCGGCCCGCTGGAGTGA